A window of the Polypterus senegalus isolate Bchr_013 chromosome 4, ASM1683550v1, whole genome shotgun sequence genome harbors these coding sequences:
- the vegfc gene encoding vascular endothelial growth factor C isoform X2 has translation MCRNWECRPPLLQDDPVPTIEEQLRLASSVDELMKIIYPEYWTMLKCQSKRGGRFHFKESSASDVGQEDEPMAFAAAHYNFEIFKSIEAEWRKTQCMPREVCLDVGKEFGAAANTFFKPTCVSVYRCGGCCNSEGLQCMNISTSYVSKTLFEIVVPLSQRPKPVTISFANHTACRCLSKPDVYRQVHSIIRRSLAECDGANRTCPKDHVWSAPLCRCVVQHDFTFPPLSPDSRSSDGLSDLCGPNKELDDESCQCVCKGGLRPSSCGPNRELDRESCQCVCKLSAASCGPNRVLDRSTCQCVCAKSCPKNQPLNPAKCTCECTENPNKCFLRGRRFRPQTCSCHTSPCRRRACETGYYFSEEVCHCVPTYWRPSR, from the exons ATGTGTCGAAACTGGGAGTGTCGGCCGCCTTTGCTGCAG GATGATCCCGTCCCAACTATAGAAGAGCAGTTGCGATTGGCATCCAGCGTGGACGAGCTGATGAAAATCATCTACCCCGAGTACTGGACGATGCTGAAGTGCCAGTCAAAGAGGGGGGGACGCTTCCACTTCAAGGAGTCCAGTGCCTCGGACGTGGGACAAGAAGATGAGCCCATGGCATTCGCCGCAGCACATTACAACTTTGAGATTTTTAAAA GTATTGAGGCGGAGTGGAGAAAGACCCAGTGCATGCCACGAGAGGTTTGTTTAGATGTTGGAAAGGAGTTTGGGGCGGCTGCCAACACCTTCTTTAAACCCACCTGCGTGTCTGTCTACAGATGTGGGGGCTGCTGCAACAGCGAGGGTCTTCAGTGCATGAACATCAGCACGTCCTACGTCAGCAAAACC CTCTTTGAAATTGTCGTGCCACTGTCCCAGCGGCCAAAGCCAGTGACAATCAGCTTCGCCAACCACACAGCGTGCCGCTGCCTGTCTAAGCCGGATGTTTATAGACAAGTGCACTCCATCATCAGGAGATCCCTGGCAGA GTGTGACGGAGCTAACAGGACATGTCCCAAAGACCACGTCTGGAGTGCTCCCCTGTGCCGCTGTGTGGTGCAGCACGATTTCACGTTTCCCCCTCTGTCCCCAGACTCCC GTTCCTCTGACGGACTGAGCGACCTCTGCGGCCCCAACAAAGAGCTGGACGATGAGAGCTGCCAGTGCGTGTGTAAGGGTGGTCTGAGACCCTCAAGCTGCGGGCCCAACAGGGAGCTGGACCGGGAGAGCTGCCAGTGTGTGTGCAAGCTGTCGGCAGCCTCCTGCGGGCCCAACAGAGTCCTGGACCGGAGCACGTGCCAGTGCGTCTGTGCCAAGAGCTGCCCAAAGAACCAACCTTTGAACCCTGCCAAGTGCACATGCGAATGCACCGAGAACCCCAACAAGTGCTTTCTTCGAGGGCGAAGATTCCGGCCTCAGACGTGCAG CTGCCACACATCACCTTGTCGAAGGCGAGCCTGTGAGACGGGATACTACTTCAGCGAGGAAGTCTGCCACTGCGTGCCCACGTACTGGAGGCCGTCGAGATGA
- the vegfc gene encoding vascular endothelial growth factor C isoform X1, translating to MHLLDFSFLLIYTAVAFGDTAFEWTQDYDYDQDQGDTKDDPVPTIEEQLRLASSVDELMKIIYPEYWTMLKCQSKRGGRFHFKESSASDVGQEDEPMAFAAAHYNFEIFKSIEAEWRKTQCMPREVCLDVGKEFGAAANTFFKPTCVSVYRCGGCCNSEGLQCMNISTSYVSKTLFEIVVPLSQRPKPVTISFANHTACRCLSKPDVYRQVHSIIRRSLAECDGANRTCPKDHVWSAPLCRCVVQHDFTFPPLSPDSRSSDGLSDLCGPNKELDDESCQCVCKGGLRPSSCGPNRELDRESCQCVCKLSAASCGPNRVLDRSTCQCVCAKSCPKNQPLNPAKCTCECTENPNKCFLRGRRFRPQTCSCHTSPCRRRACETGYYFSEEVCHCVPTYWRPSR from the exons ATGCACTTACTGGACTTTTCCTTTTTGCTCATCTACACTGCAGTCGCTTTCGGTGACACCGCTTTCGAGTGGACACAGGACTACGACTACGACCAGGACCAGGGGGACACAAAG GATGATCCCGTCCCAACTATAGAAGAGCAGTTGCGATTGGCATCCAGCGTGGACGAGCTGATGAAAATCATCTACCCCGAGTACTGGACGATGCTGAAGTGCCAGTCAAAGAGGGGGGGACGCTTCCACTTCAAGGAGTCCAGTGCCTCGGACGTGGGACAAGAAGATGAGCCCATGGCATTCGCCGCAGCACATTACAACTTTGAGATTTTTAAAA GTATTGAGGCGGAGTGGAGAAAGACCCAGTGCATGCCACGAGAGGTTTGTTTAGATGTTGGAAAGGAGTTTGGGGCGGCTGCCAACACCTTCTTTAAACCCACCTGCGTGTCTGTCTACAGATGTGGGGGCTGCTGCAACAGCGAGGGTCTTCAGTGCATGAACATCAGCACGTCCTACGTCAGCAAAACC CTCTTTGAAATTGTCGTGCCACTGTCCCAGCGGCCAAAGCCAGTGACAATCAGCTTCGCCAACCACACAGCGTGCCGCTGCCTGTCTAAGCCGGATGTTTATAGACAAGTGCACTCCATCATCAGGAGATCCCTGGCAGA GTGTGACGGAGCTAACAGGACATGTCCCAAAGACCACGTCTGGAGTGCTCCCCTGTGCCGCTGTGTGGTGCAGCACGATTTCACGTTTCCCCCTCTGTCCCCAGACTCCC GTTCCTCTGACGGACTGAGCGACCTCTGCGGCCCCAACAAAGAGCTGGACGATGAGAGCTGCCAGTGCGTGTGTAAGGGTGGTCTGAGACCCTCAAGCTGCGGGCCCAACAGGGAGCTGGACCGGGAGAGCTGCCAGTGTGTGTGCAAGCTGTCGGCAGCCTCCTGCGGGCCCAACAGAGTCCTGGACCGGAGCACGTGCCAGTGCGTCTGTGCCAAGAGCTGCCCAAAGAACCAACCTTTGAACCCTGCCAAGTGCACATGCGAATGCACCGAGAACCCCAACAAGTGCTTTCTTCGAGGGCGAAGATTCCGGCCTCAGACGTGCAG CTGCCACACATCACCTTGTCGAAGGCGAGCCTGTGAGACGGGATACTACTTCAGCGAGGAAGTCTGCCACTGCGTGCCCACGTACTGGAGGCCGTCGAGATGA